A DNA window from Pseudodesulfovibrio thermohalotolerans contains the following coding sequences:
- a CDS encoding ABC transporter ATP-binding protein: MASITIDNIQKSYGATKVLKDISLDIKDGEFISLLGSSGCGKSTLLRIISGLEQQTDGTLLIGGKDVSAVTPKNRKVSMVFQSYALYPHLTVRQNMSMPLVMRGLSAFQRIPFAGRFIGNARSVHDSIRLKVEETANVLDIGNLLDRKPSQLSGGQRQRVALGRAMVRNPEVFLMDEPLSNLDTKMRAHMRTELAAIHRRLGTTFVYVTHDQEEAMTLSDRVALMMDGQLIQVDAPRNIYRNPKHRDVAEFIGSPKINIIPGRVVESGVLQIGEIKISAPSNLQGECSIGVRPSRLRVHTDMNETGLRAVVTNIEDLGSTFLIYCNVEELGINTISRRDTREAVPELGSSVRLNPSVESVRYFDADGWNCNYN, translated from the coding sequence CGGGATGCGGCAAGTCCACCTTGTTACGCATTATATCCGGCCTGGAACAGCAGACGGATGGAACGCTTCTTATCGGCGGCAAGGATGTGTCCGCCGTGACGCCCAAAAATAGAAAAGTATCCATGGTCTTCCAGTCTTACGCACTGTATCCGCACCTCACCGTCCGACAGAACATGTCCATGCCGCTGGTCATGCGAGGGCTATCCGCTTTCCAGCGCATACCGTTTGCCGGACGGTTCATCGGCAATGCTCGATCCGTCCACGACTCGATCCGGCTCAAAGTCGAAGAAACCGCCAATGTGCTGGACATCGGAAACCTGCTCGACCGTAAGCCCTCGCAGCTTTCCGGCGGCCAACGGCAGCGGGTGGCGCTTGGACGGGCCATGGTCCGGAATCCCGAAGTCTTTTTAATGGACGAACCGCTTTCCAATCTCGATACGAAAATGCGCGCCCACATGCGTACCGAACTGGCGGCCATCCACCGCCGCCTGGGCACCACCTTCGTCTATGTCACGCACGACCAGGAAGAGGCTATGACGCTTTCGGACAGGGTTGCGTTGATGATGGACGGCCAGCTCATCCAGGTCGATGCCCCCAGGAACATTTACAGGAATCCCAAACACCGGGACGTTGCGGAGTTCATTGGCTCCCCCAAAATCAATATCATTCCGGGCAGAGTCGTTGAATCGGGCGTGTTGCAGATCGGAGAAATCAAGATATCGGCCCCGTCCAACCTGCAAGGCGAATGCTCCATCGGGGTGAGACCAAGCCGGCTGCGTGTCCACACCGACATGAACGAAACCGGACTGCGGGCTGTGGTCACCAATATTGAAGACCTGGGATCGACCTTTTTGATCTACTGCAATGTTGAAGAGTTGGGGATAAACACCATCAGCCGCAGGGATACGCGAGAGGCCGTCCCGGAGCTGGGAAGTTCGGTCCGTCTTAATCCCAGTGTGGAAAGCGTCAGATATTTCGATGCCGACGGCTGGAACTGCAACTACAACTAA